tttatttgactaaaagagaaagagttaatttgaaaaatcaaaaatcACTCTTTGATAAATCACACTTATTCCTTAATAATTCCTCTTCTAATTTGTagattaaagatattattaaaaaaataattatttaaatttatcttcaaaaattttaaaagtaaacattttaatttaaaaaaattaatacacatatcgatctttataattttttttgttagccAAAACagattttaaatcaattttcaatGCGACtcactaataaaaaaaaaaactgaattGGTACATTAATTAACACACATGCTTGTAAGGTGTTCACATATACGAGGAGACAATAATttctgatttttattttttactttctcAACCATATTTTTCATCCACGCActatcttatttctttttcacCTTTTTAGCTATTTTAAAAGCTAGAGACTGTTTTATTCTCTCGCACACGTGGATGTCGTAAATACCTAACGGTAATGTGTATGAGTTAATATGTCTATTCAGTATTTTTTGTTAATGAGTCACGCTAAAAATTAGtcaatttgtaaaatttttaaaaattaatttaaatcattatttttattaaaataatatttaaatatatataattgaatttcaaattttaattcaaaaaaaagttatttagtGTTTATAATTATCAAGagtttgtatttttctttgtttttatcaACGTGGGACTTGTAAAATATTTCTCtcgtatatataaaaaaaaatgtcaaCAAGTATCTAATTACATTAGATCGgatcataaattatttttctaaaatattaaactatttgataaaaaaaaatacatgatcaagtttatatctaataataataataataataataataataataataataatacccTAATTAAAGATCAACCAGCCTCATATAGTTTAAGGTTATAGTAATTGGTAAATTCTATCCAATCCCCTCTAAAATAATATGTAAATTATCTTTATGATATGTCATACTTTAATTAGTCATTATCTTAACTATAGTtgagttattttgtaatttattatttgagaTGAGTAATTgtataatttcttaaaatattaaaattatatccCGTTAATTGAAACACATTCTCACGCAATCTCTTTCTACAGTGCATCATTTTTTAACGGGTCGTTGAATTTCCATGGCTCGTAACTTCCCCGTTTTTCCCGGTATAGCCAGTGCCGACTTCATTGTTATCTCTTGTCCtttcactcaatttttttttttttgtcatgagTCACTCCTTACCAACATCAACATCATTAATGGTTAGTTcggttattaaatttttttattaaaaaatatatctttatttaattaaaagatggaatatatattcatatataaaatataatataataaaataaatctattcaAAATACTTAgaagtataattaaaatcataaatatataaatataataataaaatttgtactcTAAATAagtagatatattttttattatacataaattatttaaaaaataaatatattattaaaattaataatacaaatttaaaataataaaatccaattttttattgtattttttataatatttttattcttttaatttacaatttattagtattttattatttaattaatgattaaacaaattatttttataaaaaaatattttttgtattatcttagagaagagatcaatataatagtttaaaaaataacgtaaaaataaaattttaaataaaaatatttaatattaaaatttttaaatacaaaaataatttgtataaatatttaaaagataaatataaaatatatgcataaaataaataaaatagataaaatggGAGTATTCAtgagaaataaataattatttttgtcttctttatttattttaaacatgtatttcatatttatatcCTGAATACAAtttgtttttgtatttaaaaattttaatattaactattttttatttaaaatatcatttttacattaaattttaaactggtatattggtctcttctttaagattatacaaaaaataatttctcatgaaaataatttgtttaattattaattaaataataaaatattaataaattaaaaattaaaagaataaaaatactataaaaagtaCTTATAAGAAAGttgaattttatcattttaaatttgtgttattaattttaacaatttatattttttttaaataatttatgtatgaTAAAAGATATGTTTACTTGTTTAgagtacaaattttattattatatttgtatattcctgattttaattatacttttaagtactctaaataaatttattttattatattatattttacatatgaatatatatttcatatattatttttaataaaaaaatttaataactgaACTAACCATTAATTATGTTGGTAAGGAGTGGtctatgacaaaaaaaattttgagtgAGAGAATAGGAGATAGCAATGAAATCGCTGGCTATACTGGGAAGAACGAAGAAGTTACAAGCCATGGGAATTAACGACTCGTTAAGGAATGATGCACTGTAGAAAGAGATTGCGTGAGAGACAATggactatttgtacaatgtgtacaatggctATTGAGTTATGAAATGAACATCTCCTATACTatttagaataaccatccgagtacaagggataataaacattttctcgaaaaattaatttaatttttgggttcaccaaggatcgaactcttgacctttcggatctagcgctttaataccatgtcataataccactcatcccaaaagcttcaGCTAATAGaaaaatgtaacactaataattatatctctaatactccataaatctccattgtacacattgtataaatattttattggcTACTCATACTTTCCCTTAAGATAATAACCAATTAAAGTGTGATACATTATAAAGAATAACttacatgttattttagagGAGGTTAGGTAAAATTTACctcgaatatatatatatatatatatatatatatatatatatatatatatatatatatatatatatatatatatatatagagccATACATATCCAATTATGTAACCATGCATATCCTATAGTTTCAACAAAGCCCAACGTGTCAGCAAAGAGTTCAACCCTAATCTTACGTGTAGAGACAAAGGGATGTGCCACATTTTAATCCAAAATAAAATCGACACCTGTTATAAATTAACACACAACAATAATCCTTCATAATACAaactatataatataaattacgTGCACCCACATGGAAATTAAAGCACCAAACTTACCTAGCTAGTAGTGTATTCAAAATAACACAACCAATGGCAGATAGATATCACAATCACAGTCATCAAGATTCATCAGAGAGAATAATCTCAAGGTCCATGGTTGTGACTTCAGTGATTGAGGCAATAGCAATAGGTGCACCATTGTTGGGGATGATGGGttttggtctcttggcatcatCAACACTTCTCCTTGTGAGTTCACCACTTTTGCTTCTATTCAGTCCCGTGATTTTGGGTGCTACCTTTGTCATTTTGGGAGCAGTTGCTGGTTTCTCTGTGGCTTCGGTTATGGCGGTTGTGGGAATTGCGGCGGTTTCATGGGTTGTAAGAGAAGCTAGGCTTAAATTTAGAGATATGAGGAAGGTTGTTGGGAACGACCCTTCACCAAGAATGAAGGGTAAGGAGTTGGATTATTTTGATAGCCATTTGGCTACTACCTCTAACGCAAAGTAAGAACATTTATAAAAAGATTATGAAGTGTTGTATGTTTATGTGGATCGAGTGAATAAGAGGCAGCACatggtttttctttttctttttctaaatgtAACACAGCAATGTTTGGTTATAATAATGGATGGTCTTGATTTCGTCTTAATGGATCTTTCTTGTTGAAAAAGTATGctatttcttttatatatactaGCGGCTCGCCGCTTTTTTTATGGGatttaaagttaattatttcagtaaattttaaaattttaaattcgaataacataaaaataataatatagaataatcataacaatataaaaatgttcaaattaaaataatcatatatTACCTATCTATAAACAATAACAATATGAAAatgatttaattataataaacaCATACATCACCTATCTACAAATTtataaataacataatttatataaaataattattacaatattattttatctttttctatctAATTCAAAgtcataaaaataaacagaaaaatacgattgtttataaaaaatgagccatatttaaaaatcacttttttttttgtttagggACTTTTTTTTTAAGTGGTAAACCAAAGTACGGATCTGTATTTAAAGAATCTTTTTTGTGCCTACAAAAATtgtaaagaagaaaaataattatactttttttttgtgattataTATCAAACTATAAATAAAAACGTTAAGATAAATCTAAAGTAATATCTAAATTTGTATCGAGAAAAAATCTTTAGCAATTCCTCATACATCTTCTTATCAATAGATTCTTGAGCCTTGAAGAACTacaaaatttagaaatcaaTAAAATATACCATATGCCAATACAAATTTCATTATATTTGaacgaaaaattaacaataaaaaatataaaacctgCAAAAttgaaatttcttgtttgaggtTGGATTTCCTACACATGCACAACAAAAGAAGCCATTAAACCCTCTGTAGAGCATTCAAATCTATAAGTATCCGATATTACCTCTATTTTGGGTGGTTTCTTAATCTAATGATAGGTACCTGCAATGTTGTTCTTTATTAACATTAGTTGATTCCGCTCCTATGAGTTTGTTgctggaaaaagaaaaatgtttaatttattatccgtagtttaaaattattttttgtaactTTATTCAACATGAGAAACATAATCTCCGTTACAATCTCAGAGTAACCTTTTAATATTTTAGGCATATACTTTTTTCCTTCATATTTTATTGGTAAAAGAAGAACATAGAAGGGGATAGATAATAGGCATATCAATAACATTCTGATTACGATGATTGTGTTACCTTGTATGTTGTTAGAGCAGTATTTCCTTTTTTATCATCTTCCAGAATTGGGTCTTGTCTGTTTTAACCGTTCTTCCCCAGCCAATAGAATAAATTTGAAGGGAATGAACCTATTAGATAACATATGATTATGATTACTAACATAGAAATAGAAGTATGTATATTGAATGCAATTTTGAcagtaattaatttaaaaaattactttattGTCTATTGGTTGGATTGATGCAATTGCTTGCTCATCTTTCCATGCACTCCAGAGATTTTAGAATCCTTCTTCCTGTAATTGATATTTGTTAATATATTTCTAGTATATATATAGTATGTCTTAGTTAATGATAATTAGTACGTACCTGTTGCATAAAACAAATGTTCAAGGTGGTTGTCTTTATCTCCTGGCATatattgatgagctcctttgaaatcaaattgtctattaaaaaattattagtcgTTAATCCTCAATAAATTAAAGTTTGTATACATAGATATATATAtcaatgaaaaagatttaaaaagattaaaattatatGTAGACTGAATTGTACCAAGAAGTAACTACACACACTTACTAAGAACATAAATTACTTGTGGGGAAGGTAACAATATTTCTTTGAAAACTACATTTCTGGTAAATTCTCCACTTGTTCCatctattttttcttctttgactAAAATTTTTGTAGTTGACTGAGAAATACTTCGAGACAGAGCAATATATAATTGGCCATGGCTAAATACATGTTTAGGGAGATAGATCCCTACTTTAGGAATTGTCTGTCCTTGTGATTTGTTTATTGTTATTGCAAAACTCAACCTTACAGGAAATTGCTTCCGGATAAGGATAAATGGCAGTCCTGTATTTTCTGTTGTTTTGTGTTTTATCCGAGGCAAGAAAGCTCTTCTTCCACAGTGATGACCGGTTAAAATTTCTACGTCCAACATGTTTTGAAAAGTTTCACGACATAGTAACCTTGTACCATTGCATAAGCCGGCCTTAGGGTCTATGCTTCTTAATAACATCAAAGGTGCACCTCTTTTTACCTTCAACACATGAGGTGGCAACCCGCCTGTAGAAACTGAGTTAAGATATTCTTGTTGATATAAATTATTAGCATCTCCTTCTACTTCATCAAATGAGACTAAATTTCGTTCTTCTCTTGGAAACTGGTTGATAATTATATCATTAAGCTGTTGCACATCATGATTTTTTGGCGTCAATATTGCCCTTTCTACCATGTAAGAAGCGTCCCGCCCATGAGATTGTAAGTTTGGAAATATTTCTTCTATTAACTTGTGTAACGATGTTTCACCCTCCCACGGAATTGCCATATTTGCTCGTATCCGTACAAAGTCTTCATGTATGGTGGGTTCAATTCCATCACCAATGCGCATAAGGTACTCAGCAAAAACATGATCATTAGAAGATCGCATATTTTGTCGCAAATGGAGAATTTTAGTGGAAGCCCATAATTGAGACTTAACTATAGAAGTTGAAATCATTTGTGACTTACTACCTTTCGGTACCACAGGCAGTACTTGGCGGAAATCTCCTCCCATCACCATCACTTTTCCTCCAAATGGCATATCGTTTGCTAATATATCTCTCAGAGTGCGGTCTAATGATTGCACCGATTCTTTATTTGCCATAGGTGCTTCATCCCAGATGATTGCCGTTGTTTGTCTAATCAGCTTTGCAAGATCTGATTGTTTGCTTATGTTGCAAATGGATGATGGTTCTGCATTAATTGGGATCTTAAACCTAGAATGAGCTGTTCGACCCCCAGGCAATAATGTTGCGGCTATTCCTGATGATGCAGTTACCAAGACAATATGACCCTTATTTCTCAATTCTGCAATTATAGCTCTGTAAAGAAATGTTTTGCCTGATCCTCCTGGCCCATCAACAAAGAACACTCCACTTTCTCTTCGATCAATTGTATTCATAATGCACTTGAAAGCGTTAGACTGGTCATTGTTCAATCTTGTTACGGAACACAGGTCTTCCCGGGGTACTTCGACAGACAGTTCTTCTTGGATAACTCTGGGTATCGAGTTGTCATTGTCATTTTCATGAGTTAGAGCTGGCAAATCGTATTGTGTAATCTGTTTTCTGTGCTGAAGGAGTATATCATTTATATCCCTGAGTAGCCGATTTGTGAACACTAAGGCTGTTGTGGTGCTGGTTGACGGATAATCATCCAccatatatgaaaaaaattcaTCCCATAAGCTTCTTACATCTGTAGGCTCACAAAATATTAagatggttgcaaacaaccttCGTAAAGCACATGGCAATCGTAAAACAGATGCCTCAGCCAAACATTCACGGATGCTACTGTCACTCTCTAAC
Above is a genomic segment from Arachis stenosperma cultivar V10309 chromosome 1, arast.V10309.gnm1.PFL2, whole genome shotgun sequence containing:
- the LOC130932577 gene encoding oleosin Ara h 10.0102 — protein: MADRYHNHSHQDSSERIISRSMVVTSVIEAIAIGAPLLGMMGFGLLASSTLLLVSSPLLLLFSPVILGATFVILGAVAGFSVASVMAVVGIAAVSWVVREARLKFRDMRKVVGNDPSPRMKGKELDYFDSHLATTSNAK
- the LOC130974025 gene encoding uncharacterized protein LOC130974025 — its product is MLLILENNDKLIDPEHYDSLVRAEIPSKEVEPHLHDAVLKHMIHGPCGTLDQSSPCIKNGKCKRNYPKEFTAETRRGDDSYLQYRRRFDTPVQINQNVTVDNRWVVPYNPWLLLKYDCHINVEICSSIKSIKYLYKYCYKGPDRVAMEVHNSSNVDEVQQFVDARWIAAPEACWRIFKFNLYRMYPSVERLQIHLPNQHQVSFYDHQTIPEILNDDYFSRTMLTEFFALNREEDQQSRHLLYREIPKYYTWHNKEKEWRRRKTQRRSIGRIYTVSPSEGEKFYLRILLSNVRGPISWDDLLTVNGIQYSSFKQSAQHRGLLESDSSIRECLAEASVLRLPCALRRLFATILIFCEPTDVRSLWDEFFSYMVDDYPSTSTTTALVFTNRLLRDINDILLQHRKQITQYDLPALTHENDNDNSIPRVIQEELSVEVPREDLCSVTRLNNDQSNAFKCIMNTIDRRESGVFFVDGPGGSGKTFLYRAIIAELRNKGHIVLVTASSGIAATLLPGGRTAHSRFKIPINAEPSSICNISKQSDLAKLIRQTTAIIWDEAPMANKESVQSLDRTLRDILANDMPFGGKVMVMGGDFRQVLPVVPKGSKSQMISTSIVKSQLWASTKILHLRQNMRSSNDHVFAEYLMRIGDGIEPTIHEDFVRIRANMAIPWEGETSLHKLIEEIFPNLQSHGRDASYMVERAILTPKNHDVQQLNDIIINQFPREERNLVSFDEVEGDANNLYQQEYLNSVSTGGLPPHVLKVKRGAPLMLLRSIDPKAGLCNGTRLLCRETFQNMLDVEILTGHHCGRRAFLPRIKHKTTENTGLPFILIRKQFPVRLSFAITINKSQGQTIPKVGIYLPKHVFSHGQLYIALSRSISQSTTKILVKEEKIDGTSGEFTRNVVFKEILLPSPQVIYVLSKCV